The sequence below is a genomic window from Methylotuvimicrobium alcaliphilum 20Z.
ACGTCGACGGCCCGGAAACTAAAATCCGCTAAATTACCTATCGGCGTGGCAACCACGTATAATTTGCCGCATTGACTAGACATTGGATTCTCTCATCTGATTAAACCGATCTATTTTAAAGGTATACCCTTCTATGAGTCGCCATTTTCATTCGCCATTTTTGCTGCTTTGCACTTTTCTCGCAGGGTGCATGCCCCCCCAAGACCATGAACCGTCTTTTCCGGCGGACGCTCACACGGCTAAAGCCTTCATGGATCAAGGCCAACCCGCCAAAGCCGCGCAAGTTTATCGACGCATTGCCGACGAGCAATCCGAGTTTCAAGACCAATTACGCTTATTTACGATCGAATCGTTAATCCAATCCGGCGATAGCGATACCGCTAAACACTATGCCGACGCAATCAACCCGGATAACCTTACTTTGTTGCAACGCAACCAGCTTAATCTTTATTACGCGCAAATCGATCTCAGCTTCGGCGATGCGGAACAAGCAAGCGCTAGACTAAATCTAGTCAAACCGCTGCAACTACCGCGCTCCGATCAAATCAAATTCCATCAATCCCGTGCCTTTGCCTATTCGTTGACCGGCGAACTGAAAAAAAGCGCTGCTTCGAGAGTCGAATTGAGCCATTTGCTGCCGCCCGCGCAACAACCGGCCAATCATGCCGCAATTCTTGAGACCTTAAGCTTGCTACCCGTAGGGACGCTGGAACAAACAAGCCCCGAAAGCACCAATGTCTTATCCGGATGGATGGCGTTAGCGCAATTACTCAAAACCAACCAACATAATCGCGCTCTGTTGGATACCGCATTGGATCAATGGCGGCAAAACTATCCTCATCACCCCGCTGACTCGGCATTTCTGCAAGGCTACTTGGCTCAATCGGCGCATGCTTTCAAACAACCGGGCAAAATCGCCGTGTTTTTACCCGAAACAGGCCCTATCGGACGCGCAGGAAAAGCCATTCGCGAGGGCATCATGGCCGCCTATTATCAGGATCGCAATGAAACCAAACCCGATCTTCGTTTTTACGACAGCGACCAAAGCCCACTACCGGTGCTTTATCATCAGGCTATTGCCGAGGGCGCGGAAATGGTCATCGGCCCGCTCAGCAAACCCGACATTGAAAACCTAGCGGCATCATCTGATTTGAGTATTCCGGTTCTTGCACTAAATCATGTTCCGGAAATAAACAAAGCCAATCTTTACCAATTCGGACTCAGCCCAATCGACGACGCCGAACAAATCGCTAGCCTTGCCTGGTTCGACGGTCGACAAAACGCATTGTTATTGATCCCCGATACCGAGCAAGGCTTAAGAATCGGCGAATACATCCGGGATTTCTGGAATAAAGCCGACGCAAACCTGCTGGAAATTCAAACTTATCAAGCCAATCAGACCGATTTTTCCGAACCGATTAAAAAACTATTGAATTTGGATGAAAGCAATCAGCGTTATCAAAAAATCCGACAATTCTTACCAACAGCCGTTTTCGTCCCGAGAATCCGACGCGATGCCGATGTCATTTTTCTGAATGCCTATGAAACGGCGGCGCGCTCGATTAATCCGCAATTGCGTTTTTTTCATGCCCAGCACTTGCCGATTTATGCCACACCCCATATTTATAGCGGTTTGCCTAATCCTCAGCTGGACACGGACTTGAACACGATAACGTTTTGCGACATTCCTTGGCTATTCGACAATGTTTACCAAGGCGAATTAAGTATTAATGCCTTACGCAGCACTTGGCAACAATTCCCCAGCGTTTATTTACGTTTAATGGCAATGGGTATCGACGCCTATAATCTGGTTCCGCATCTTGGTAAACTAAGCAGCGTTCAATATCATGGCGCGACAGGCAACTTGTTGCTGACGAGGGACGGCCGAATCAAAAGAAATTTGGTT
It includes:
- a CDS encoding penicillin-binding protein activator, with protein sequence MPPQDHEPSFPADAHTAKAFMDQGQPAKAAQVYRRIADEQSEFQDQLRLFTIESLIQSGDSDTAKHYADAINPDNLTLLQRNQLNLYYAQIDLSFGDAEQASARLNLVKPLQLPRSDQIKFHQSRAFAYSLTGELKKSAASRVELSHLLPPAQQPANHAAILETLSLLPVGTLEQTSPESTNVLSGWMALAQLLKTNQHNRALLDTALDQWRQNYPHHPADSAFLQGYLAQSAHAFKQPGKIAVFLPETGPIGRAGKAIREGIMAAYYQDRNETKPDLRFYDSDQSPLPVLYHQAIAEGAEMVIGPLSKPDIENLAASSDLSIPVLALNHVPEINKANLYQFGLSPIDDAEQIASLAWFDGRQNALLLIPDTEQGLRIGEYIRDFWNKADANLLEIQTYQANQTDFSEPIKKLLNLDESNQRYQKIRQFLPTAVFVPRIRRDADVIFLNAYETAARSINPQLRFFHAQHLPIYATPHIYSGLPNPQLDTDLNTITFCDIPWLFDNVYQGELSINALRSTWQQFPSVYLRLMAMGIDAYNLVPHLGKLSSVQYHGATGNLLLTRDGRIKRNLVCAKFNQGVPKVIGFVQSTSESYQSIAVPNDDSY